A segment of the Kiloniellales bacterium genome:
GGTCGCCAATCCCTACGGCGGCGCGCCCTACCGGGTGCCCCTGGCCGGGCCGGAGGTCGAGGGCTTCGTGTTCTGGACCCGCAACGTCGGCCCCTTCCTGCCGGTCCTCGAGGACCTGGCCGCCGAGGGCCTGCCCTTCGTGGTCCACTACACGGTGACCGGCTATCCCCGCGCCCTGGAGCCGGCGGTCCCGGAGGCGGCGCGCGGTGTCGCCCTGATCCGCGAGTTGGCCGCGCGCTATGGGCCGCGGGTCGCGGTCTGGCGCTACGACCCGGTGATGATCACCGGCCTGACCGAAGACGCCTGGCATCTCGAGACCTTCCGGCGGCTGACCGGGGCCCTGGCCGGGGCCTGCGATGAGGTCGTGCTGTCCTTCGCCCAGATCTACGCCAAGACCCGGGCCAATACCGAACGCGCCGCCCGGGCCGAGGGCTTCACCTGGCAGGACCCGGAACCCGAGGCGAAGCGCGCGCTGCTCGCCGAGCTGGCGGCGATCGCCCGGGCCGCCGGGATCACGCCCAGCCTATGCGCCCAGCCCGAGCTTTCGGGCGCCGGGCTGCGGCCGGCCCGCTGCATCGATGCCGATCGCTTGTCGGAGGTCGCCGGC
Coding sequences within it:
- a CDS encoding DUF1848 domain-containing protein, which codes for MIVSASYRSDIPAFYAEWFARRRAAGFCRVANPYGGAPYRVPLAGPEVEGFVFWTRNVGPFLPVLEDLAAEGLPFVVHYTVTGYPRALEPAVPEAARGVALIRELAARYGPRVAVWRYDPVMITGLTEDAWHLETFRRLTGALAGACDEVVLSFAQIYAKTRANTERAARAEGFTWQDPEPEAKRALLAELAAIARAAGITPSLCAQPELSGAGLRPARCIDADRLSEVAGRRIAARQKGNRPGCLCAESRDIGAYDSCPHGCVYCYAVRRQDLAKARYKAQDPESAFLGPAPERAARG